A single region of the Oscillatoria salina IIICB1 genome encodes:
- a CDS encoding mechanosensitive ion channel family protein, giving the protein MSDIVQTIYDSLKEVLGSTVKVIPALVTAAILLALTRFFAELAKNVSSRIGERAIRSRSLQLLLSKTAYVTAWVIGVLVAAVIAFPGLELGDIIATLGLGSVAIGFAFQDIFKNFLAGVLLLLQEPFSIGDQIIVDNYEGTVEQIDIRTTKIRTYQGERVILPNATVFTSAVQVRTAFVSRRTDLAVGVDYNTPLAQAKQILQNLLTKVEGILEHPTPEIDLVGFGDSSIDFVVRYWTKPQQAEVRRVQTQAILAIKKAFDKADISIPYPIRTLYYYNQEKFNDYLPASPDRESEN; this is encoded by the coding sequence ATGAGTGACATAGTCCAAACAATTTATGATAGCTTGAAAGAAGTGCTAGGTAGTACTGTCAAAGTAATTCCAGCACTAGTAACAGCAGCAATTTTACTGGCTTTAACTCGCTTTTTCGCCGAGTTAGCCAAAAATGTTTCTAGCCGTATCGGAGAGCGCGCGATCCGCAGCCGCTCTTTACAATTGTTACTGAGTAAGACAGCTTATGTCACCGCTTGGGTAATAGGAGTGTTAGTCGCAGCAGTAATTGCCTTTCCAGGGTTGGAGTTAGGAGATATTATTGCTACCCTAGGATTAGGATCGGTAGCGATTGGTTTTGCTTTCCAGGACATCTTCAAAAATTTCTTAGCCGGGGTGCTATTACTACTACAAGAACCTTTCAGTATTGGCGACCAAATCATCGTTGACAATTATGAAGGCACTGTCGAGCAAATTGATATCCGCACGACTAAAATTCGCACCTACCAAGGAGAACGAGTAATTTTGCCTAACGCTACAGTTTTTACTTCGGCGGTACAAGTACGGACGGCATTTGTAAGCCGACGTACTGATTTGGCAGTAGGAGTGGACTATAATACCCCTCTAGCTCAAGCAAAGCAAATTTTGCAAAATTTGCTTACCAAAGTGGAAGGAATATTGGAACATCCCACCCCAGAGATAGATTTAGTTGGTTTTGGTGATAGCTCAATTGATTTTGTCGTCCGTTACTGGACAAAACCGCAACAAGCGGAGGTGCGCCGAGTTCAAACTCAAGCAATTCTCGCTATTAAAAAAGCTTTCGACAAGGCAGATATCAGTATCCCTTACCCAATTCGCACGCTTTACTACTATAACCAAGAAAAGTTCAACGATTATTTGCCAGCATCACCCGATCGCGAAAGCGAAAACTAA
- a CDS encoding L-lactate dehydrogenase, which translates to MLESIFQTTSEINFNFSREIRPRKGVIIGAGQVGMACAYSMVIQNTFDEMVIVDINQEKLEGEVMDLVHGLPFVEPSTVKAGTLAQDGKDADLVIITAGAKQKPGETRLDLVQRNLSIFKSLIPDVVENCPQAILLIVTNPVDVMTYISWKLSGLPSSLVFGSGTVLDTARFRYLLANKFQLDPRSFHAYIIGEHGDSEVPVWSKVNISGMHLFDDNFPENSSSAEEKIQNIFAQVKNAAYEIIQRKGATCYAIGLGVTDIVKAILRDQNRVLTVSSLINGFAGINDLCLSLPAVVNRQGVSRVLNLSLSPTEKQQLQKSARVLHQTIEKLDF; encoded by the coding sequence ATGCTTGAATCGATATTTCAGACTACGAGTGAAATAAATTTTAACTTTAGTCGCGAGATTCGCCCTCGCAAAGGTGTCATTATTGGTGCAGGTCAAGTGGGAATGGCTTGCGCTTACTCGATGGTGATTCAAAATACCTTCGATGAAATGGTCATTGTCGATATTAACCAGGAAAAGCTTGAAGGTGAAGTGATGGATTTGGTTCACGGTTTACCTTTTGTTGAACCAAGTACCGTCAAAGCTGGAACTCTCGCTCAAGATGGCAAAGATGCTGATCTTGTAATTATCACTGCGGGAGCCAAGCAAAAACCAGGAGAAACTCGTTTGGATTTAGTACAGCGCAATCTGTCTATTTTTAAAAGTTTAATTCCAGATGTGGTTGAAAATTGTCCCCAAGCAATTTTACTGATTGTTACTAATCCCGTCGATGTAATGACCTATATTTCTTGGAAACTTTCTGGGTTGCCTAGTTCTTTGGTTTTCGGGTCTGGTACAGTTTTAGATACCGCACGTTTTCGCTATCTTTTAGCTAATAAATTCCAACTCGATCCGCGCAGCTTCCACGCTTATATTATTGGCGAACATGGTGATAGTGAAGTTCCCGTCTGGAGTAAAGTTAATATTTCTGGAATGCACTTGTTTGACGATAATTTTCCGGAAAATAGTTCATCGGCAGAGGAGAAGATTCAAAATATTTTTGCCCAAGTTAAAAACGCTGCTTATGAAATTATTCAGCGTAAAGGCGCAACTTGTTACGCAATTGGTTTGGGTGTTACTGATATTGTGAAAGCAATTCTCCGCGATCAAAACCGCGTTTTGACAGTGAGTTCTCTAATTAATGGTTTTGCTGGAATTAACGATCTTTGCTTGAGTTTACCTGCGGTAGTAAATCGTCAAGGTGTCAGCCGAGTTTTAAATTTGTCACTTTCGCCAACAGAAAAACAACAGCTACAAAAATCAGCTCGAGTTTTACATCAAACAATTGAAAAATTGGATTTTTAA
- the ppsA gene encoding phosphoenolpyruvate synthase, protein MVATTAEKSAQSSRETAFILWFDEVKSEDVHLVGGKNSSLGEMIQQLEPKGIKVPTGFATTAYAYRYYIKSAGLETKLRELFADLDVDDVNSLQKCGKKARSLILHTPFPQDLQDAIAAAYKQLCTRYGEELDVAVRSSATAEDLPEASFAGQQETYLNVQGVKNVLECCHKCFASLFTNRAISYRQNNGFDHFEVALSVGVQKMVRSDLACSGVMFSIDTESGFKNAALITAAYGLGENVVQGAVNPDEYFVFKPTLKDGYRPILRKRLGSKEIKMVYDVGGSKLTKNVRVPVKEQEKFSLTEEEVLQLARWTVTIEEHYSQVRGRYTPMDIEWAKDGHTGELFVVQARPETVQSQKSAQVLQTYRLKETGELLCTGRSVGSAIGQGDAHVILDVSKIHLFQPGEVLVTNRTDPDWEPIMKKASAIVTNQGGRTCHAAIIARELGIPAIVGSGNATEILLTGQEVTVSCAEGEEGNVYKGLLPFEVEEIPLDNLPQTRTKILMNVGNPEQAFSLAAIPCEGVGLARLEFIIANFIKAHPLALIHFDELKDEAVKQQIEERTKQYKNKPEFFIDWLARGIGSIAAAFYPKPVIVRLSDFKTNEYANLLGGKQFEPKEENPMLGWRGASRYYDEHYREAFALECLAFRKVRDEMGLTNVIPMIPFCRTPDEGRRVLAEMAKHGLERGVNDLQVYVMCELPSNVIMAEEFADVFDGFSIGSNDLTQLTLGLDRDSALVSHLFDERSEAVKRVVKMVIETAKEKGCKIGICGQAPSDYTEFARFLVEAGIDSMSLNPDSVLKTLLMVADAEQGK, encoded by the coding sequence ATGGTAGCGACCACCGCAGAAAAATCGGCACAAAGCTCGAGGGAAACCGCTTTCATTCTCTGGTTTGACGAAGTAAAAAGCGAAGATGTCCACCTCGTAGGAGGAAAAAACTCATCCCTCGGTGAAATGATTCAACAACTAGAACCGAAGGGAATAAAAGTACCTACAGGATTTGCGACCACAGCCTATGCCTATCGTTACTATATTAAATCGGCAGGCTTAGAAACCAAATTGCGCGAGTTATTTGCCGATCTAGATGTAGACGACGTAAATAGCCTGCAAAAATGCGGAAAAAAAGCGCGATCGCTAATCTTACACACCCCATTTCCCCAAGACTTACAAGACGCGATCGCCGCAGCTTACAAACAATTATGTACTCGTTACGGTGAAGAATTAGACGTTGCCGTGCGTTCCTCTGCTACCGCCGAAGACCTCCCGGAAGCAAGTTTTGCCGGACAACAAGAAACTTATCTTAACGTTCAAGGGGTAAAAAACGTCCTCGAATGTTGTCACAAATGCTTCGCCTCCTTATTTACCAACCGCGCTATTTCCTATCGTCAAAATAACGGCTTTGACCATTTTGAAGTCGCCCTTTCCGTAGGGGTACAAAAAATGGTACGTTCCGACTTAGCTTGTTCCGGTGTGATGTTCTCCATCGACACCGAAAGTGGCTTCAAAAATGCCGCCTTAATTACCGCCGCTTATGGTTTAGGAGAAAACGTCGTTCAAGGTGCAGTCAATCCCGACGAATACTTCGTTTTTAAACCAACCTTAAAAGATGGCTACCGTCCAATTTTACGCAAACGACTCGGTAGCAAAGAAATCAAAATGGTTTATGACGTAGGCGGTTCTAAACTAACCAAAAACGTCCGCGTCCCAGTCAAAGAACAAGAAAAATTTTCCCTCACCGAAGAAGAAGTTCTCCAACTAGCCCGTTGGACAGTAACAATCGAAGAACACTACTCCCAAGTCAGAGGTCGTTATACGCCAATGGACATCGAATGGGCAAAAGATGGTCATACAGGCGAATTATTCGTCGTCCAAGCCCGTCCAGAAACCGTACAATCGCAAAAAAGCGCCCAAGTTCTCCAAACCTACCGACTCAAAGAAACAGGCGAACTGTTGTGTACGGGGCGTAGCGTCGGTTCCGCGATCGGACAAGGAGATGCCCACGTTATTCTCGATGTCAGTAAAATTCATTTGTTCCAACCAGGAGAAGTGCTAGTTACCAATCGTACCGATCCTGACTGGGAACCAATCATGAAAAAAGCTAGCGCGATCGTTACCAATCAAGGCGGACGCACTTGCCACGCGGCAATTATTGCCCGAGAATTAGGCATACCAGCGATCGTCGGTAGCGGTAACGCCACAGAAATTTTACTTACAGGTCAAGAAGTTACCGTATCTTGCGCCGAAGGTGAAGAAGGTAATGTTTACAAAGGCTTATTACCCTTTGAAGTCGAAGAAATTCCTCTCGACAACTTACCTCAGACTCGCACCAAAATTTTGATGAATGTGGGCAACCCCGAACAAGCATTCTCCCTCGCAGCTATCCCCTGTGAAGGTGTAGGATTAGCTCGTTTAGAATTTATTATCGCCAACTTTATTAAGGCACATCCTCTAGCTTTAATTCATTTTGACGAACTGAAAGACGAAGCAGTCAAACAGCAAATTGAAGAACGTACCAAGCAGTACAAAAACAAACCAGAGTTCTTCATTGATTGGCTAGCGCGAGGAATAGGTTCGATCGCCGCAGCATTCTATCCCAAACCTGTAATCGTTCGTCTCTCGGACTTCAAAACTAACGAATACGCTAACCTCCTTGGCGGTAAACAGTTTGAACCGAAAGAAGAAAATCCGATGTTGGGTTGGCGTGGCGCATCTCGCTATTATGACGAACACTACCGGGAAGCTTTCGCCCTCGAATGTCTCGCTTTCAGAAAAGTCCGTGACGAAATGGGCTTGACGAACGTGATTCCGATGATTCCTTTCTGTCGTACCCCAGACGAAGGACGACGGGTATTAGCAGAAATGGCAAAACACGGTTTAGAACGTGGTGTTAATGATTTACAAGTCTACGTGATGTGCGAGTTACCCAGTAACGTGATTATGGCTGAAGAATTCGCTGATGTGTTTGACGGTTTCTCGATTGGTTCCAATGACTTAACTCAGTTAACTTTGGGGCTAGATCGCGACTCGGCTTTAGTATCTCATCTTTTTGACGAACGTAGTGAAGCTGTGAAGCGTGTCGTGAAAATGGTCATTGAGACAGCGAAGGAAAAAGGTTGTAAAATTGGTATCTGTGGTCAAGCACCGAGTGATTATACCGAATTTGCTCGTTTCTTGGTTGAGGCGGGAATTGATTCGATGAGTCTTAACCCTGATTCTGTCCTCAAAACTTTGTTGATGGTTGCAGATGCCGAACAAGGTAAGTAA
- the dxr gene encoding 1-deoxy-D-xylulose-5-phosphate reductoisomerase yields MKPISLLGSTGSIGTQTLDIVKQYPDKFRIVGLATGRNAKMLAEQIREFQPEIAAICDEEKLSELKEYLANLDRLPILLAGEAGVAEVARYGDAESVVTGIVGCAGLLPTIAAIEAGKNIALANKETLIAGAPVVLPLLEKYQVKLFPADSEHSAIFQCLQGVPANGLRRIILTASGGAFRDLPVEKLPSVTVKDALKHPNWSMGRKITVDSATLMNKGLEVIEAHFLFGLDYDDIDIVIHPQSIIHSLIELQDTSVLAQLGWPDMRLPLLYSLSYPERIYTNWEQLDLVKAGSLTFKEPDHQKYPCMQLAYAAGRAGGAMPAVLNAANEQAVALFLEEKIGYLDIACLIELVCDRFTADNNLTPSLAEIMAADRWARNEVLVASKKLVQGDKLISTF; encoded by the coding sequence GTGAAACCTATTTCTCTCCTCGGCTCAACTGGTTCTATTGGTACGCAAACTTTAGATATAGTTAAACAGTATCCAGATAAATTCCGCATTGTTGGACTTGCTACTGGTAGGAATGCGAAAATGCTCGCCGAGCAAATTCGCGAATTTCAACCGGAAATAGCCGCTATCTGTGATGAAGAAAAATTATCGGAATTAAAAGAATATCTTGCTAATTTAGATCGTCTTCCTATTCTCTTGGCTGGAGAAGCAGGTGTGGCTGAAGTCGCCCGTTACGGAGATGCGGAAAGTGTGGTAACAGGTATTGTTGGTTGTGCGGGTTTGCTACCGACAATTGCGGCGATTGAAGCTGGAAAAAATATCGCTTTGGCTAATAAAGAAACTTTAATTGCTGGTGCGCCTGTGGTACTTCCTTTGCTAGAAAAATATCAGGTAAAGTTGTTTCCGGCTGACTCAGAACATTCGGCAATTTTTCAATGTCTCCAAGGTGTCCCCGCAAATGGTTTGCGACGCATAATTTTAACGGCTTCTGGTGGCGCTTTCCGCGATTTACCTGTGGAAAAGTTACCTTCGGTGACAGTAAAAGATGCTTTAAAACATCCGAATTGGTCGATGGGTCGTAAAATTACTGTGGATTCTGCTACCCTGATGAATAAGGGTTTGGAAGTAATTGAAGCTCATTTTCTTTTTGGTTTGGATTACGATGATATTGATATTGTGATTCATCCCCAAAGTATTATTCATTCTTTGATTGAATTACAAGATACTTCGGTTTTGGCTCAATTAGGTTGGCCCGATATGCGTTTACCTTTGTTATATTCTCTTTCTTATCCGGAGCGAATTTATACTAATTGGGAACAATTAGATTTAGTTAAAGCGGGAAGTTTGACTTTTAAAGAACCTGACCATCAAAAGTATCCTTGTATGCAGTTGGCTTATGCGGCGGGAAGGGCTGGGGGCGCAATGCCAGCAGTTTTAAATGCTGCTAATGAACAAGCTGTGGCTTTGTTTTTAGAGGAAAAAATTGGTTATTTGGATATTGCTTGTTTAATTGAACTTGTCTGCGATCGCTTTACTGCTGATAATAATCTTACTCCTAGTTTGGCAGAAATTATGGCTGCCGATCGCTGGGCGAGAAATGAAGTTTTGGTTGCTAGTAAAAAGTTGGTGCAGGGCGATAAGTTGATTTCTACTTTTTAG
- a CDS encoding lysophospholipid acyltransferase family protein, with amino-acid sequence MTKANQTVSVSSRISPWLASIVYPLGCKVLLPFYFGNLEVTGQENIPQSGPVIVTPTHRSRWDALIVPYAAGRYASDRDLRFMVSEDEVKGLQGWFIKRMGGFPVNTRHPHASSLRHASQLLCQGEAVVIFPEGNIYREKEVQPLKRGVALLALQAQAKSQVGDVRIVPVSINYSQPYPDWGTDVKVKIGKALNIGEYNTATVKKSSQQLTNDLQVALESIHEENLTPERLPVMSACNK; translated from the coding sequence ATGACAAAAGCAAACCAGACAGTTTCGGTTTCCTCACGTATTTCACCCTGGTTAGCTAGTATTGTTTATCCGTTAGGCTGTAAAGTTTTGCTCCCCTTTTATTTTGGGAACTTAGAAGTTACAGGACAGGAAAATATTCCTCAGAGTGGACCTGTAATTGTGACTCCTACTCATAGGTCGCGTTGGGATGCGTTAATTGTACCTTATGCGGCGGGGAGATACGCTAGCGATCGCGACTTACGTTTTATGGTATCCGAAGATGAAGTTAAAGGGCTTCAAGGCTGGTTTATCAAGCGTATGGGTGGTTTTCCCGTGAATACTAGACATCCTCACGCTAGCAGTTTACGTCATGCTAGCCAACTACTCTGTCAAGGTGAGGCGGTAGTTATTTTTCCTGAAGGAAATATCTATCGCGAAAAGGAAGTACAACCCCTCAAGCGTGGTGTGGCTTTGCTGGCTTTGCAGGCGCAAGCTAAAAGCCAGGTCGGTGATGTTAGAATTGTGCCAGTCAGTATTAATTACTCTCAGCCTTATCCTGACTGGGGAACTGATGTTAAGGTGAAAATTGGTAAAGCTTTGAATATTGGGGAATACAATACCGCTACAGTGAAAAAAAGTTCCCAACAGCTAACTAATGACTTACAAGTTGCTCTGGAAAGTATCCACGAAGAAAATTTAACTCCAGAACGCTTACCTGTAATGAGTGCTTGCAACAAATAA
- a CDS encoding nucleoside deaminase yields MTINDPSYLIHKKWMSQAIKLAEIAGNAGDVPVGAVIVDKNNNLISQAANRKERDRDPTAHAEIIAIRNASRALQTRHLQECTLYVTLEPCAMCTGAIIQARIGLLVYGADDPKTGTIRTVANLPDSAASNHKLSVIAGIMESPCRQQLQSWFAGIRNW; encoded by the coding sequence ATGACGATTAACGACCCAAGCTATCTAATCCACAAAAAATGGATGAGTCAGGCGATTAAATTGGCTGAAATAGCAGGAAATGCCGGAGACGTACCCGTAGGCGCAGTAATAGTAGACAAAAATAATAACTTAATTTCTCAAGCAGCTAATCGGAAAGAAAGAGATCGAGACCCCACTGCCCACGCCGAAATTATTGCCATTCGTAATGCGAGTCGAGCTTTACAAACAAGGCATTTACAAGAGTGTACTTTGTACGTTACTTTAGAGCCTTGTGCGATGTGTACGGGGGCAATTATTCAAGCCCGAATTGGTTTGTTAGTTTACGGTGCAGACGATCCGAAAACTGGAACAATTCGGACTGTCGCTAATCTTCCTGATAGTGCTGCTTCTAATCACAAATTGTCTGTAATTGCGGGAATTATGGAATCTCCTTGTCGCCAACAATTACAATCTTGGTTTGCGGGGATTAGGAATTGGTGA
- the grxC gene encoding glutaredoxin 3 — protein MFDFLNPILGRHPEQVKANVEIYTWQLCPYCVRAKLLLWWKGVNYTEYKIDGDEAARNQMAQRANGRRTVPQIFINNQHIGGCDDLYQLDSQGNLDPLLTQPATA, from the coding sequence ATGTTTGACTTTCTTAATCCCATCCTCGGCAGACACCCAGAACAAGTAAAAGCCAACGTCGAAATTTACACCTGGCAACTTTGTCCCTATTGCGTCCGCGCGAAACTACTTCTTTGGTGGAAAGGAGTTAATTACACTGAGTATAAAATTGACGGCGATGAAGCAGCAAGAAATCAAATGGCACAACGCGCCAACGGACGCAGAACTGTACCTCAAATATTTATCAATAATCAACATATTGGTGGTTGTGACGACCTCTATCAATTAGACAGTCAGGGAAACTTAGATCCCTTACTTACTCAACCAGCAACAGCTTAA
- a CDS encoding mechanosensitive ion channel family protein, whose translation MNDAFEKLIAQALLFLPKLGASLLIFVGFWFSAEIFYKVILRLGMKSNLNPDLTKLSARVSKLTLLVLGIVTALGTVGIDISALVAGLGLTGFAVGLALKDILSNLVAGILILLYKPFRRHEIISVEGFEGQVIDIDLRYTTIQAKGKKVLIPNSALFTNTICILEPEKEQIDFPEDETISKMKQE comes from the coding sequence ATGAATGATGCCTTTGAAAAACTCATTGCTCAAGCCTTACTTTTCCTTCCCAAACTAGGAGCAAGTCTGTTAATTTTTGTCGGTTTTTGGTTCAGCGCTGAGATATTCTACAAAGTAATTCTCCGCTTAGGAATGAAAAGTAATTTGAATCCAGACTTGACAAAATTAAGTGCCAGAGTTAGTAAATTAACCCTTCTAGTTTTGGGGATAGTAACGGCATTAGGTACAGTTGGTATTGATATTTCTGCCTTAGTCGCTGGCTTAGGTTTAACTGGCTTTGCTGTTGGTTTAGCCTTAAAAGATATTTTATCCAACTTAGTTGCGGGCATCCTGATTTTACTTTACAAACCTTTTCGCCGTCACGAAATTATTTCTGTAGAAGGATTTGAAGGACAAGTAATCGATATTGACTTACGTTACACCACAATTCAAGCCAAAGGAAAAAAAGTTTTGATTCCCAACTCAGCCTTATTTACCAACACAATTTGCATCCTCGAACCAGAAAAAGAGCAAATTGATTTCCCTGAAGACGAAACCATCTCAAAAATGAAACAAGAATAA
- the glpX gene encoding class II fructose-bisphosphatase, protein MENTLGLEIIEVVEQAAIASAKWMGKGEKNTADQVAVEAMRERMNKIYMRGRIVIGEGERDDAPMLYIGEEVGICTRDDAKTYCNPDELVEIDIAVDPCEGTNLVAYGQPGSMAVLAISEKGGLFAAPDFYMKKLAAPPAANGHVDINKSATENLKILSECLDRSVEELVVVVMDRSRHKELIQEIRNAGARVRLISDGDVSAAISCAFAGTNIHALMGIGAAPEGVISAAAMRCLGGHFQGQLIYDPEVVKTGLIGESKEGNIARLQEMGIENPDKVYNAEELASGETVLFAACGITPGTLMAGVRFFHGGARTQSLVISSQSKTARFVDTVHMFEQPRTIQLK, encoded by the coding sequence GTGGAAAATACCCTTGGTTTAGAAATTATTGAGGTAGTCGAACAAGCAGCGATCGCCTCTGCGAAGTGGATGGGTAAAGGCGAAAAGAACACCGCCGACCAAGTAGCAGTGGAAGCAATGCGCGAACGCATGAATAAAATATATATGCGGGGTCGAATCGTGATCGGGGAAGGTGAACGAGATGACGCACCAATGCTTTATATTGGCGAAGAAGTCGGCATCTGTACTCGCGATGATGCTAAAACCTACTGTAACCCAGATGAATTGGTAGAAATTGACATTGCCGTCGATCCTTGTGAAGGTACAAACTTGGTTGCTTATGGACAACCAGGTTCAATGGCAGTATTAGCAATTTCCGAGAAAGGCGGTTTATTTGCTGCACCAGATTTCTACATGAAAAAATTGGCTGCACCACCTGCGGCTAACGGTCATGTCGATATTAATAAATCTGCCACAGAAAACCTAAAAATCCTTTCTGAGTGTTTAGATCGCTCGGTTGAGGAATTAGTAGTAGTGGTGATGGATCGTTCTCGGCATAAAGAATTAATTCAAGAAATTCGTAATGCAGGAGCGAGAGTAAGATTAATTAGCGATGGTGACGTTTCGGCGGCAATTTCTTGTGCTTTTGCGGGAACTAATATTCACGCTTTAATGGGAATTGGTGCTGCACCAGAGGGAGTAATTTCCGCCGCCGCAATGCGTTGCTTGGGGGGTCACTTCCAAGGACAATTAATTTACGATCCCGAAGTGGTGAAAACAGGTTTAATTGGTGAAAGCAAAGAAGGCAATATTGCTCGACTGCAAGAAATGGGTATTGAAAATCCCGATAAGGTTTACAATGCAGAAGAGTTAGCCAGTGGAGAAACAGTCTTGTTTGCTGCTTGCGGTATTACTCCGGGAACTTTGATGGCAGGCGTGCGCTTTTTCCACGGCGGTGCAAGGACACAAAGTTTGGTAATTTCTTCTCAGTCGAAAACTGCTCGGTTTGTAGATACGGTACATATGTTCGAGCAACCCAGAACAATCCAACTCAAATAA
- a CDS encoding glutamyl-tRNA reductase gives MNIVVIGLSHKTAPVEIREKLSITETKIEAAIAQMKSYPHIEEVAILSTCNRLEIYAVVSDTESGVREICQFLCESGKICLHHLRRHLYILLHQDALRHLMRVAAGLESMVLGEGQILAQVKTTHKLAQKHQGIGRLLDRLFKQAISAGKRVRSETSIGTGAVSISSAAVELAQMKVQNLAAVRVTIIGAGKMSRLLVQHLLAKGAATISIVNRSSKRAEELARKFPDTEIQIYPLSEMMQAIAAADLVFTSTGATEPILDRAKLEMNLAPHQNLMLFDISVPRNIAADVAELENIQAYNVDDLKEVVAQNKETRRKMAQEAEVLLEEEIASFEVWCRSLETVPTISCLREKVETIRAQELEKALSRLGTEFAEKHQETIEALTRGIVNKILHEPMVQLRSQQDIEARRLALQSLQMLFNLEIEEQFS, from the coding sequence ATGAATATTGTAGTTATCGGTCTTTCACACAAAACAGCACCAGTAGAAATCAGAGAAAAACTAAGTATAACTGAGACGAAAATCGAAGCCGCGATCGCGCAGATGAAAAGCTATCCTCATATTGAGGAAGTAGCGATTCTCAGCACTTGCAATCGTTTGGAAATTTATGCGGTTGTGAGCGATACTGAGTCAGGAGTGCGAGAAATTTGTCAATTTTTATGCGAATCTGGCAAAATTTGCTTGCATCATTTGCGCCGACATTTATACATTTTGCTCCACCAAGATGCTTTGCGGCATTTAATGCGCGTAGCTGCTGGTTTAGAAAGTATGGTGCTAGGGGAAGGACAAATTTTAGCCCAGGTGAAAACGACGCACAAATTAGCACAAAAACATCAAGGAATTGGTAGATTGCTCGATCGCTTATTTAAGCAAGCAATTTCGGCGGGTAAGCGAGTGCGTAGCGAAACCAGTATTGGGACTGGTGCGGTGTCAATTTCTTCGGCTGCGGTAGAATTAGCCCAAATGAAGGTGCAAAATTTAGCCGCAGTGCGAGTTACAATTATTGGTGCGGGAAAAATGTCTCGCTTGCTCGTACAGCATTTGTTAGCAAAAGGTGCTGCAACAATTTCGATTGTCAATCGCTCTTCAAAACGTGCTGAAGAATTAGCGAGAAAATTCCCAGATACAGAAATCCAAATTTATCCCCTTTCGGAAATGATGCAGGCGATCGCGGCAGCAGATTTAGTCTTTACTAGCACTGGTGCAACTGAACCTATTTTAGACCGCGCTAAACTAGAAATGAATCTCGCGCCGCACCAAAATTTAATGCTGTTTGATATTTCTGTGCCGCGTAACATTGCGGCTGATGTGGCTGAGTTAGAAAATATCCAAGCTTATAATGTTGACGATCTCAAAGAAGTAGTCGCGCAAAATAAAGAAACTCGTCGCAAAATGGCGCAAGAAGCGGAAGTATTGTTGGAAGAAGAAATAGCTTCTTTTGAAGTTTGGTGTCGCTCCCTTGAAACAGTCCCGACGATTAGCTGTTTGCGGGAAAAAGTGGAAACTATTCGCGCTCAAGAGTTAGAAAAAGCTTTATCTCGTCTGGGTACGGAATTTGCTGAAAAACATCAGGAAACAATCGAAGCTTTAACTAGAGGTATTGTGAACAAAATTCTTCACGAGCCTATGGTACAACTGCGATCGCAACAAGATATCGAAGCTCGTCGTCTCGCGCTTCAATCTTTACAAATGTTGTTTAACCTAGAGATAGAAGAGCAGTTTAGTTAA